The nucleotide sequence TGCTGCCGGCCAAAAATGGCGAGGAGCCCACCATACAGTTCCTGCTGGAGGTGGTCGACATCCTCACGAACTACGTCAAGAAGACTTTCGACCGCTCCACCAAGGTGCTGGACTTCCACCACCCTCACCAGCTCCTGGAGGGGATGGAGGGCTTCAACCTGGAGCTGTCCGACCAGCCGGAGTCCCTGGAGCAGATCCTGGTGGACTGCAGGGACACCCTCAAATATGGCGTCCGGACAGGTAGGCCTCACTTCACCTGCAACACCGAGCTGTGGTCTGTtacagaaagagggagaaaacgGGATTTAAAACCCAAGCTGTGGCTATTTGAATAATTCATATGATGTCGTGTGTTGTTTTAAACGGCAAATGAATGCGCATTTTAATCTTTCAGATAACAGGTGACGGCAGTTGTATACTTTAATATAGCACATCATGCTACCTGTGATATTAGAGCTCCGTTATTTTCCGATATTTACATCTTCCGTGGTATATCTGTGAATTTTAACACAATATAATGATATATTGTAGTCAACTTTATCACTTTGAAattaatgtttatgtatttattgtacACTAGATAGCGTGCGGTCTGTTAAGATGACTCCCTTATTTATTGTCCTCTTGGTAATTCAGTTGACAtgctccttttctttcccctcgACTTATTAAAGCAAGTGTCGCCTGAGGGGATCCTAACACGAGCTGTTTCAAGCTGTTAAAAGCGACAACGCTCAAACTGTCCCTCGGGTTTCATATATCACGCAGTTGTCTACAAATCTACACCATTTTTTTCGttctttttagaatattttgtggttgatttgtcTAGTTTGAGAGGACTGGAGGAGCTGTCCGCGGTGCTGAAATCTACGATCCTTGTTCAGCATAACCCCATTTCGTTCTTTGTTCTTATTATTTGTATTGAAAATCTTTATCATGACTCTGTTTATGTGAATCATATAACACCACATCCGCAGCGCACTTCCATCCATGACTGCATACAACCTCCAGGCCTGTGTGTTCATGCTCCTTAGAGTCTAACTGGCTGTCATATAGCCCTTACCAATGTAATTATGGCACACTGAGCAGTGCTGTGTCAGATCCCTCAGGTATCATGGCTGATCAGGGCAACACAGAATGAAGTCTGAATGAGTTTTAACACTGAAATGAAGAACAGCTTTTTGTGGattatgttgattttatatACTAAAGGTCTGTTAATACCACACCAGGACAATGCAGACATACATAGCAGTCTTCCTTTTTAATAagacagcatgtttttttttttttcatgtttaggTCACCCACGCTTCTTCAACCAGTTATCCTCTGGTCTGGACATCATCGGTCTGGCTGGAGAGTGGCTCACCTCCACCGCTAACACCAACATGTAAGTCTGATCTCCTTGCTTTTGCACACCATGTGAAGAGGAAACACCTCGATACGTCACAACAAGACAGCTGAGATTTCCTGTTTGTAGGCCACTGGAAATAGCCTCCAGTCGTTATCATATATTGGTATAGCGGAAGTGCTCATGGTGTTCCCCTGAGTCACCACAGTCTCTGAGGACAGTTATATAAATTGTTTGCTTCATCCTGTAGAGACTGTGTATTGACAGATGGCGAGCAGCTGTACTGTATATCGGAGGCAAGCCGAGCCCCAGGGGTGGTTAGATTGCATATTGATCTCAGGTCACAGTTACATGGTGGCCCAGTCTGATAGAGGGCATGAACCACATCAACTTCACACGTTCGCAACAcggatacacacacacacacacacacacacgcacacacaaactctgacacacacatgctgtgaATAAGACATGACTGTCTTATGATCACTGAAACAGAATGAGGAACATGATGCGAAGACTGCTGTACCATGTCAGAATACAGATCACACACACAAGATTGCACACATAAGCGTTTTCACTGGGAGTAAACCAGCCTAATATTTACAGTTCTGTCAAAACACTTTCAGTGGTTTGATGAATAAATCTGTCATTGAAATTTGATTTCGTCAAAGTGAAGAGATCATTGCACAATACACATTTGTGATTATATTTTAATGCTTATTCATAGCATTGTTGCAGCTAATAATCATTTGGTCTGCCAGTTACTTTCACGTTGAATTGATAATCATTTAATGTCAATTTCCCATCaccctttcctacaaggtgacATTCATAATCGTCCTATTTTGTCTGGCCCACAGTCCAATGTCAAAAACTAATCAATTTCCTGTTACATAACATGAGGATGAGCTGAATGATCAGATTGTAGAAGCTGAAAACAAGGAATTTTGGTCATCTgtgacagacaaaaacaataataaataacaattaaTGAATCAACATTTTGTATCAGCTCTCATATGTATGAGAAAGACATATCAAGACATCAATAACAGCAGAAGTCTTGAGATTCAAGACAGTTTTGTCCTAGATAGAAGACAAGAAATGTCGCTCAACAGCAAACAAAATTCCAATGCAGGATCAGTTATTTAAAGTATCTGCGAGGGTTTGGCTTGGTGAAAGTTACTTAGGGAGTTGCTGACATCTTAGAGTTTCATAATACAAGGTAACATGTAATTACAAAGACAACAGAACGTGcagtaaaacacagaataaacagtAGGCAGAAGACAATACACTCCAGACCATATGTACAAGCTATTCTCCAACTCCTGCGGCCTCTATCTTCTCTCCAATCTGGCTAGTAAAGAAAAGATTAAGTGTAATGATAATAAACCCAAAGCTAGAAGAAAACTGAGATGCTTAATTTATCCAATTCCTTAAAACATTAGCTTAGGAAACCCCCCCTCTGTCTTAGAAAAACTTTCCCATCTCATCTCCTGGTTGGAAGAACGCCCCCAGAGACAGGGCCATTGACTTCCCGCACTCGCTTGCACACACTTCCATAATGACACACACGCCCACGTTCACACACCAGCTCTGGCTGTCCCACATACAGCAGCTAGGGTTTCCAGTCCATTGACTGCAGGCTCATTGTGAGCTGGTCTTAGCAGATAGGCCAGCTGGGCcccacactgacacacaatgTCCTCCGGCGGCACAGAAAACCCTGTTACATTGTGGaaactggctgctgcagctccctGCGGAGTGCTCATTCCGGCTCTATTGTCCCTGTGGATACAGACTGACTCAGTGCTCCTTTGAGGGGCTGAGAGGAGAGTGTGGTTGGGGGTCAGAGGGTTAGTCACatacagccacacacacatatacacatccAGACACAGACTCGCACACATTGAGTGCCCTTGATGATGATAATAAGGGCATTTAGGGGCTGTCCCTGGAGACAGGCAGGTGACTGAGGGGTAATTTTCACCCTGAAAAGACCAATGATTGGCTCTGATTGTGATAATGATCACCATTATTGTCATTACAGCGTGAAATGACTCTGAGAGAAGGAGAATTTTAAAAAGGTGCACTGGTTGTGTCCCTTTTTATTCTGTGGTAGGGATCAGTtttaagagaaaagaaaagtgaGATATCCATGACATTAGATATATTTGTCTGCCTTATATAAACCATAATTCAGTCGTATCAAAGGACTCTATACTTATGAAATTAGACCTGTGAGAGGCtgtaaaatgagacattttgtcctgtttgcGATTTTATTCTTTGTTGTTGCAGATCTTAGTAAAAACCCAGAAGTCATAATACGTTCTGGTGTACTGACTTAGAGGCTAATGTTCTAATCAAATCCAGCCCTCAGCAggaagaaaatgtctttttcttcagatttttctcATCACGCTGCTTTTAATTCATATTCTCTCTGTCCTCAACTGTgtctttcacttttcttttatcCACCTATTTCCAGCCATTTCTGTGTgctttgttttgtcctttttcttctctgtagGCTTTTCTATGCACATGCTGCATCCAtatcgtcctcctcctctccctttgTTGTCCTCTGTCACAGTTTCCTTCAGTGCATTGTCTCCCTATACCTCCCTCTCCTCGCTGCCTTTATCTCCCCTCCTTTCTCTCCAAACTACAAAatgctgctgtcctcatttagaTATGTACTTATGAAGAAAACAGGGAGGAACTGAAGAGGAGCGGATTTAATGCTATTGTTGTTTTAGGTGGTGGTGGAGCTATCGTGGTAGAAGTGGAGGAGGGTTGTGTAACTGGCCTCATTAGAAGCAGGGTAAACAGGGATCAGTCCTGAGGGGGTGTATAGGAGCTGCTGAGATGGCTTGTCAGTTAGCAAAGAGAGCAAAAGCTCAGGCCTCAGTATAAGAGTTCAGTGATGTCTTTAACCTACTTTCGCTTCTCTGGgagttttgttcctttgttgtCCAGGGGACTGCCAAGCTTTTCATCTCTTAATAACTGACAAAGAGGTCATTCACATATCCAGCTCGTCTCCAGAATCATTCTTCTGGTGTCGTGAAgatcacatttagttttttttcatcctTTGTCTTGACattcttttaatgaaataatgaaattcaTAGACATGAGCTTCctgagtttctgtgtttttggggGCCAACCGAGGCTCTTATCTCTTTAAAACACTCTCCCTCCTTGTCTTTCtgtcacactcacacattcGTACACATTAGTGTTCTCTCAGCCATCAAATCAGCCTCATTCAGAGTCGCCACCAAGATTGGCAGGATTGACAGATAGCCATCAGAGCTTTGTGTGCTTTAATTAAACTACTGAGTGATTTTAGAAGGCATTTGAATATGAATGTTTGCTGGTTGACTCCTATCAGACACTTTTTAATTAGCCCAGTCAGCACAAGCTCCACTTTGTGCTCCGTGGATGGAATTATTGAAAGGCTAATGAAAAAATCatcaactgtgtgtgtgtgtgtgtgtactgctGTGTCTCTAATCCGCAAATGTTGGTGTATGAGAATCTCCTGTTattcaacaaacgtcatagcaATTCTGAATGACACATTTGTGATATGATTGCCAGGTTCACCTATGAGATCGCTCCAGTGTTCGTCTTGATGGAGCAGCTGACCCTGAAGAAAATGAGAGAGATGATCGGTTGGCCAGGTGGAGAAGGAGATGGACTGTTTTCGCCAGGTTGGTGTAAAATTCACAGAATCAATTCAATCCCACAAGAACGATATCTAACGGACTGTAATTTTACTTTTGGCGTTAATAGTGTGTGCGTGCTGCTGTCCAGGGTGCTGATGTGTTAATTTCTGTTTGATAGGTGGTGCTATCTCCAACATGTACAGTGTGATGATTGCACGTTACAAGTATTTCCCTGAGGTGAAGACCAAGGGCATGTCTGCTGCCCCCCGTCTCGTCCTCTTCACATCTGAACATGTACGTGACCCCACATATCTAATAAAGTCGATTCTATGCTTCATTGACTTTAGATTCATTGAAGTCGGGTAATAAACAGTAAGGCTTATTGAAATGAGGACAATGGACATTTTCATGGATTCTTCTTGCCCTTATTAAATCTGCTTTTGTATTGAAATAATTTTAGTCATCTTGGCAGAAAGCAAGACAAATCTGAAGTCCATTGCTTCAAATGTAGCTGTTATTtcactgacagatgaaatatttGTCCCCACAGAGCCACTACTCCATAAAGAAAGCCGGAGCGGCTCTGGGCTTCGGCACTGAAAACGTGATCCTGCTGAGCACAGATGAGAGGTTTGTAGTAgatttattgttgtcatttaaaGCCACTATCAGTACAGACAATGTACAAAAACACTGTATAAAATAGCCATAATGATGCCATGATGCTCTCATTTTCAGAGGGAGAGTCATTCCTGCAGATCTCGAGGCCAAAATCATCGATGCTAAACAGAAGGTTGGTGTCTCTCTGTCAATTAGTCTTTCTTGCGTTTGCTGTTTCAGTATTTTACGTCTCTCACCGAGATGTTGTGCTTCGGCTGTGTGTTAATTCTGCAGGGTTACATGCCGCTGTTTGTGAACGCCACCGCCGGCTCAACCGTGTACGGCGCATTTGACCCCATCAATGAGATCGCTGACATCTGTGAGAAATACAACTTGTGGCTCCACGTCGATGTGAGTAGCTGACACCGGATCAGTTATTGGATAGTGGCTGCACACCTTTCTGTAACGCTGCTGTTTCCTCTCCTCAGGGTGCGTGGGGCGGTGGACTGCTGATGTCCAGGCAGCATCGCCATAAGCTCAGTGGAGTTGAGAGGTCAGCACATGGGAAcagattgcattttaaaaaaagcttttaatgaAGCGGCATCAGTGTTTTAACGTACGTATTGCATTTTGCAGGGCCAACTCTGTCACATGGAACCCTCACAAGATGATGGGCGTCCCGCTACAGTGTTCAGCAATCCTGGTCAGAGAGAAGGTACAGAAAACACTAATCCTCACTTTCAAAGGCATTATAGATCAGGGGTCACTAAATGGCAAACCGCAGTCCACATCTGGACCTAGATGCCGTCTTATACGGAcccggacctgtaatcagtaaattgtaatgGGATTTTATAGTTGATGGgcacagcttttccagtgtttatggcATGAGTTTATCAGCtcaagaaacacacagaccaattagatATGAATTCAGCCATCCCAAGTGACCCTattcagccaatgaagtctctgcattgcaggcGCTAAACATCGCAGCTCTGCTTTCAGAAAACGAGAGACGAGGGACAGACGAGAGAGGACAGACTGTGgtcacatgctgaccatgtttggctcaagcTGTGAGGCAGCTTtgtcaactatgaacataaccttcactaaatatggttccagactcaccagtgagttccaaatgtgtttgagcacgaccctgacaccattcaggccacgattcaaaatactggcagctcagttctcccattaagccaCAGGGGTTATAAGGGGAGTGATGTAAGacagggaaaaaatgtaaaaaagttcaattgtttacattttctgagatttaggtattgttaaagatgtatataagctggttCAGGTtcttcagtcattattttttcagttctgcaacttattttaagatgtagttatatcaaaagttatttattaataaatgttgtcaaaacgtttttgaaccgtactgaatttatttgatatgatggtcagttattgattacatgcagatgtTAATAAAATtactaggttacatcaacatatatcacactaattcaagttagacattatgatgttctggacctttgctttaaaaaattttcTGTGACTGGACCTCTTAGAGTTTTAGATGAATACTCCTGTCATAGAGACTTACATTCATTTCATGGAAACAACCACTACTTGCTGAAACTTATTATCAACCTTAACTTACCTTAAACATactttgaaattaaaattctgTCTCTTGTGTTATTGAGACTTTTTTCTCCCTAAATAAAAGATTTATCCCTAATATGTGACTTAACAGATTTCTGTCCCCACAACCTAATTaatacaagcacacacacacacacacacacacacacacacacacacacacacacacacacacac is from Amphiprion ocellaris isolate individual 3 ecotype Okinawa chromosome 10, ASM2253959v1, whole genome shotgun sequence and encodes:
- the LOC111588076 gene encoding glutamate decarboxylase 1 isoform X2 — its product is MATSEPRATGGDQDPNSANLRPPSGRFLQKNNSLDEKGRLAGQKNLLSCDNSDRDVRFRHTETDFSNLFARDLLPAKNGEEPTIQFLLEVVDILTNYVKKTFDRSTKVLDFHHPHQLLEGMEGFNLELSDQPESLEQILVDCRDTLKYGVRTGHPRFFNQLSSGLDIIGLAGEWLTSTANTNMFTYEIAPVFVLMEQLTLKKMREMIGWPGGEGDGLFSPGGAISNMYSVMIARYKYFPEVKTKGMSAAPRLVLFTSEHSHYSIKKAGAALGFGTENVILLSTDERGRVIPADLEAKIIDAKQKGYMPLFVNATAGSTVYGAFDPINEIADICEKYNLWLHVDGAWGGGLLMSRQHRHKLSGVERANSVTWNPHKMMGVPLQCSAILVREKGILAGCNSMCAGYLFQPDKQYDVTYDTGDKAIQCGRHVDIFKFWLMWKAKGTIGFEQHIDKCLDLSQYLYNKIKNREGYEMVFDGVPQHTNVCFWYIPPSLRGMPDGDERREKLHRVAPKIKAMMMESGTTMVGYQPQGTKVNFFRMVVSNSAATQSDIDFLIDEIERLGHDL
- the LOC111588076 gene encoding glutamate decarboxylase 1 isoform X1, translated to MATSEPRATGGDQDPNSANLRPPSGTYEYAWMHGCTRKLGMKICGFLQKNNSLDEKGRLAGQKNLLSCDNSDRDVRFRHTETDFSNLFARDLLPAKNGEEPTIQFLLEVVDILTNYVKKTFDRSTKVLDFHHPHQLLEGMEGFNLELSDQPESLEQILVDCRDTLKYGVRTGHPRFFNQLSSGLDIIGLAGEWLTSTANTNMFTYEIAPVFVLMEQLTLKKMREMIGWPGGEGDGLFSPGGAISNMYSVMIARYKYFPEVKTKGMSAAPRLVLFTSEHSHYSIKKAGAALGFGTENVILLSTDERGRVIPADLEAKIIDAKQKGYMPLFVNATAGSTVYGAFDPINEIADICEKYNLWLHVDGAWGGGLLMSRQHRHKLSGVERANSVTWNPHKMMGVPLQCSAILVREKGILAGCNSMCAGYLFQPDKQYDVTYDTGDKAIQCGRHVDIFKFWLMWKAKGTIGFEQHIDKCLDLSQYLYNKIKNREGYEMVFDGVPQHTNVCFWYIPPSLRGMPDGDERREKLHRVAPKIKAMMMESGTTMVGYQPQGTKVNFFRMVVSNSAATQSDIDFLIDEIERLGHDL